Part of the Peromyscus maniculatus bairdii isolate BWxNUB_F1_BW_parent chromosome 23, HU_Pman_BW_mat_3.1, whole genome shotgun sequence genome is shown below.
CTCAATGGACCTAAGGTGGTTGTCCTTGAGGTCAAGCTCCTGCAGAGCCCCCAGGCTAAAGATTGCATGGGGGATACGTTCCAGCCCACAGGCCACCAGCTCCAGCTCCCGTAACACAGCCAGCTTCTTGAGGCTGTTGAGGGCAAGCAAGCGAGCTCCATCATTGTGCAGGCTGAGTCGCTGAAGGTGTCCAGCCACGTCAGTCACGCTGGCTGGCACCTTCCCTGCGTTGCTACGCAGAGACAGTACTTTGAGCTGCTTAAGCTCCCGGAGGCTCTCAAGGGTGGCAGCCCGAGCCATCTCTGGGGGAAAGAGTCCTTCCAGGTACAGTTCCTCCAAGCCTCGAAGCCCAAAGACCCAGAGCGGCACCTCTCGGAGCTCTTCAAATTTGACATAGATCACCTTCAGGCGATCCCGCAGGAAGATCTGTGAAGAGAAGGGCAGCCTGGCCGGCGAGTGAAGCAAGCTGAGCTCCTGAAGGTTCACAAGCTGGGAAAGCCCTGGGGGAAAGGAGATGTCACAGATGGCTTCAAGTCTGAGTGCTTCCAGCTCACTGAGCTCGAAGACGGTGTCAGGCAGTCCAGGGAGCATGCAGAGGGCCAGCTCCAGCCGGCCGCGCATGTTGCGCTGcagcttctgcctcagcttctcaggtGTCCACTCGTGGTTGAGGTTGAGCTGCTTCAGGCGGCTTTCGCTGACTTCAGAGAGGAAGACGGCGAACCGTTTAGAATAGAGGGAGTCATACTGGTCAATGAGGTGGAGCATGAAGGCAAAGTCGTTCTTGACATCTGGGATGTCATTCATGCCTGTCTCCTCACGCACAGAACGGAAGGAGTACTCTTTGAGGGGCCTGTGGAAGAGCCAGTAGAGCGTATACAGGCAGGtaatgccatacacacacacgaaggaGATGTAGCAGAAGGCCAGCTTCGAGAAGAGGTGGGCCTTGGTGTGGTTGCAGCAGAAACTGGCGTACCCTGTGACCTCTGAGGTCTCCACCCTGCAGGCCACCAGAAAGCTTATCTTCTCCACATAGACCAGGTTGTAAACCAGGATGGCAAAAAACTTACACACTTTGAGCACTGTCTGCCGGATATACATAGAGTAGAGGATGTCACCCTCTTCCACATGCACACGGAACTTCTTGACCTTCTCAAACAGGGCCTTAGCTTGTTCACCCTCCTTCTTGTCCAGCAGGGTGACCACTGGAGGCTCGGTCACCACCTTTTCAGGCTCGACTAGCACTTTCTCCTTCTCACCTTCACCTGCCTTTCCCGATCCTGCCCCTGTTGCGGTTACTGTGGTCACCATGGCCCGTCCAGCAGCTGGGCCCTTGTGGTTCTCTCCAGATACCTCAGACAAGGCCCGAGTGGTCCATGGGGAATCAAAACACTTGCCCAGGATGGAGATGAAGTGTTCAATCTTGGAGCTGGTGCCGGGGAATTTGAACCAAAAGCTGGTACAGACCATGAAGATGAGCGTATGAATGACCACCAGGTAGGGGAAGTACTTGGCATACCAGTGAAGGGCGGTCTCATAGCAGAGCTGGTTAATAAAGCTATACTGCTGGAGATCTAGGTTGTTCTTGAGGCCACTCAGCTCTCGGAGGCCCCCCATCTGCTCAGAGACCCCTTGAGGCAACAGCTGCTGGCAAGGAGCCTCTGATAAGTTCTCTCGGGGTTCATGGCTGGGCAGGCAGATGATCTTGTCCTGTGTCACCTGGGGATAGGCAATAAGTGAGAGACAATGAGGGAACTGGGGAACTGTACAGAAGAGAaccaggctgaggaggagaccCTGATCCTAGACTGCTGTCTAGGATGTGGAAGAGCTGTTAAACATCAGCATCTGTCTTCATCTGAAAAgaatatgggtgtgtgtgtgtgggggggatgtggctaagttggtaaagtgcttgcctagcacgcaccaGTTTTGATTCTCACCAACGCATAAACTGGGCTCGGTGACACATACCTAcaatcctagcacacaggagatgggagcaggagaatgaggagtttaaggtcattcttggcttcatagtaagttcaaggtcagcctaggctataagacactctgtctcaaaagaaaaaagagtgtgagggtgtatgtgtgttgaaCTGTAGTCCCACAAAAAGAAACTAAATCCTAACCCCTACTCCCTGTGACCTCATTTGGAAGTAGGGTCTTTGCAGAGGTAATCATAGTGAGGCTATGATGAGTCCTATAGGACTAGATCCTTCCAGAAAGGAGACATTTAGGGTGGAAATAcacctcagttggtagagtgtttgcctagcaggaTGAAGCCCTGGAGTCCCACCCCAACACTGTATAAACTGAGtgtcatgtgcacatatgtaatacagtacttgggaagtggatgcaagaggatcaggagttcatctatcttttttttttaagttgtgaagccagacatggtggtgcacacctttaatcccagcactcagaaggcagaagcaggcgaatctctgtgttcgaggccagcctggcctagaaggtgagttacagaacagccagagctacacagagaccctgtctcaaaaaaaaaaacaaataaataattttttaaaagatttaaagttCTATCAATAACAAAATTCCATCTATATgaaaaggagggctggagagatggctcagcagttaagagcactacctgctcttcctgaggtcctgagttcaattcccagcaaccacatagtggctcacaaccatctgtaatgagatctggtgccctcttctggcctgcagacagaacactgtatacataataaataaatattaaaaaaaaaaaaaaaaagaagaagaagaaaaggaagttggGCTGGCTATACTAGTCTACAGTCTTAGttatttgggaaactgaggcctgggctacagagtgggcaCAACTTCAGTAGACACTGGTCAAAGAGAGGAGGTGGGCAGGATTCAGCTCTGGTCGAGTTCCAGCCCAGatcccccagggaggggctgagagTTAGGATCTGCAGCAGGAACCTTGTGTAGCATTGGAAGCCTTGATTCTATCCCCATTgccacaagaaagaaaagagtgtGTCAGTGGGGGAAACACCCTAATATTACTGTAGACTTTAATAACTCTGCTTgtggggatggagacagggacAGTAAGGGTCTGGAGTGGTCTGTGTGTGAGCTTCGGCACTGGCTCCCTCTTGTTtgactttcctttcctttctttttcttttccagagctgaggaccaaacccagggccttgcacttgctaggcaagcgctctaccactgagctaaatccccaaccccttcttttattttattactgattttttttttattgaacttAGATCCCAAGTCATGTTCTGTGCTAGGAATCCAGaagtataccaccacacctgaccttaattttttttttcctgaccttaattttaattttgagagaTAGTCTTGCTAAGAtgtctaggctgacctcaaatttgtcatcctcctgtcccagcctaCAGAGGAACTAGGGTTATAGGCACTCAACAAGATGCCcaggctctctctccctcttcttgggTGACTGAAAGGCTTCCAGACTTCAAGTACAAGGCCTACCCCTTTAGAGATCACTCTTTACTTGAAGGGTGCAGTTGAGGACACTTTCCCATCTCATCATCATAGCAGGACCTTACCCATCTGTATGGTGCAGTTAAGACACTCCAATCATAAGCGCTGCCATGGTAAAACCATGCTCCCTTATGGTCCTGCCCTTCACCTGAAGGGTGCAGCTCAGGACCCAAGTCAGGAGCACAGCCACAGTGAAGTCCAGCGCCTTCATGGCAGAAGGGGCTAGagagtggttaagaacacttgaacccagaaaaaacaaataaataaaaaacagcagCCGGCAGtggtgatgacacatgcctttaatcccagcactcaggaggcagagccaggtgatctctgtgagtctgaggtcagcctggtctacagagtgagttccaggatagccaggactacacagagaaaccctgtctcaaaaaaaccaaaaacaacccaaaaaaacCTCTCATCCATAACTCTAGCTCAAAGGATCCTAATacacactcttctgacctccccaggtaCCAAGCATACAtgtggcacatgtacatacatgcaggtaaacactcatacacataaaagaatacattttttaaaaaagaccctCGTGAGGAGCATTGCCAAGGTGTGGCGTCACTCCTTCACATCCTCACCACTCTCTGGCCTCACCCCTCACCTGGAAAGAGCAACCCAAGACCCCAGTCATTAGCATAGCCACGAATATGGCCAAAGTGAAACCCAGACCCTTCAAACCCTTCCCCTGTCCGCTCTGACTCTGTCTAGAGAGCTCATGCCACAGTGCAGGCCTGCCTCTTCACGTCTCACCCCTTGTCAAGAAGGCACGTCCTCAAAGTCTGACCCTAAGGGCTGCCAGCCGTGGGGCTCTGCCCTTCCTGTCTCACTCCTCACCTGAAGGGTGCACCCGAAGACCCCGATCATGAGCATGGCCACAGTAAGGTACTCGGCCAGCACATCCCACCAGGGCTTCAGCACCTTGAATGCAGGCTGCTGTTCTGTGAACTGCTTGAACTCCGCCACTGGGATCATCCTGCCTAGAGGAGTCGGGAGACAAGAGGGGTTGAGACATCACGGTGAGAGCAGGGTATGCCTGTTAGGAAAGCCCAGAGAGAGCAGACAGGCCAGTGCTCCCAGTACACTCAGCCCTGCCAGAACTTTCGAGAATCTATGAACTTTATGGTTCTCCTCTTGGCCGGGGGCTTGCTGCTTCCTTCAGAACTCACTCCTCCCCAGGCTCGTAGCTTTTCCTGCTCCCCAGAGCCCCGACTTATCCTGCT
Proteins encoded:
- the Lrrc8e gene encoding volume-regulated anion channel subunit LRRC8E isoform X1, whose product is MIPVAEFKQFTEQQPAFKVLKPWWDVLAEYLTVAMLMIGVFGCTLQVTQDKIICLPSHEPRENLSEAPCQQLLPQGVSEQMGGLRELSGLKNNLDLQQYSFINQLCYETALHWYAKYFPYLVVIHTLIFMVCTSFWFKFPGTSSKIEHFISILGKCFDSPWTTRALSEVSGENHKGPAAGRAMVTTVTATGAGSGKAGEGEKEKVLVEPEKVVTEPPVVTLLDKKEGEQAKALFEKVKKFRVHVEEGDILYSMYIRQTVLKVCKFFAILVYNLVYVEKISFLVACRVETSEVTGYASFCCNHTKAHLFSKLAFCYISFVCVYGITCLYTLYWLFHRPLKEYSFRSVREETGMNDIPDVKNDFAFMLHLIDQYDSLYSKRFAVFLSEVSESRLKQLNLNHEWTPEKLRQKLQRNMRGRLELALCMLPGLPDTVFELSELEALRLEAICDISFPPGLSQLVNLQELSLLHSPARLPFSSQIFLRDRLKVIYVKFEELREVPLWVFGLRGLEELYLEGLFPPEMARAATLESLRELKQLKVLSLRSNAGKVPASVTDVAGHLQRLSLHNDGARLLALNSLKKLAVLRELELVACGLERIPHAIFSLGALQELDLKDNHLRSIEEILSFQHCRKLVTLRLWHNQIAYVPEHVRKLRGLEQLYLSHNKLETLPPQLGQCFGLRLLDVSHNGLRSLPPELGLLQSLQHLALSYNALESLPDELFFCQKLRTLLLGYNHLTQLSPRVATLRTLSRLELKGNRLEALPEELGDCKGLKKSGLLVEDTLYEGLPAEVREKMEEE
- the Lrrc8e gene encoding volume-regulated anion channel subunit LRRC8E isoform X2, whose translation is MGGLRELSGLKNNLDLQQYSFINQLCYETALHWYAKYFPYLVVIHTLIFMVCTSFWFKFPGTSSKIEHFISILGKCFDSPWTTRALSEVSGENHKGPAAGRAMVTTVTATGAGSGKAGEGEKEKVLVEPEKVVTEPPVVTLLDKKEGEQAKALFEKVKKFRVHVEEGDILYSMYIRQTVLKVCKFFAILVYNLVYVEKISFLVACRVETSEVTGYASFCCNHTKAHLFSKLAFCYISFVCVYGITCLYTLYWLFHRPLKEYSFRSVREETGMNDIPDVKNDFAFMLHLIDQYDSLYSKRFAVFLSEVSESRLKQLNLNHEWTPEKLRQKLQRNMRGRLELALCMLPGLPDTVFELSELEALRLEAICDISFPPGLSQLVNLQELSLLHSPARLPFSSQIFLRDRLKVIYVKFEELREVPLWVFGLRGLEELYLEGLFPPEMARAATLESLRELKQLKVLSLRSNAGKVPASVTDVAGHLQRLSLHNDGARLLALNSLKKLAVLRELELVACGLERIPHAIFSLGALQELDLKDNHLRSIEEILSFQHCRKLVTLRLWHNQIAYVPEHVRKLRGLEQLYLSHNKLETLPPQLGQCFGLRLLDVSHNGLRSLPPELGLLQSLQHLALSYNALESLPDELFFCQKLRTLLLGYNHLTQLSPRVATLRTLSRLELKGNRLEALPEELGDCKGLKKSGLLVEDTLYEGLPAEVREKMEEE